The Pricia mediterranea genome includes a window with the following:
- a CDS encoding DUF6544 family protein — MKIVLTITLFLHGLIHFMGFAKAFGYGNLTQFSKEISRPMGFLWMLAGILFVVSALLYFLKKDAWPVLAIVAVVVSQILIFTLWKDAKFGTIANMVILVAAIIGFASYQFESEYREDVTSAIKKFTVESETVTGRDLEHLPTPVKKYLMYVGIVGKPKVGNVRIVFEGEMRDKGKDWFTFTSQQYNFFESPVRLFFMKAKVSGLPTNGYHRYDREGASMLVKVLSLIPAVDLKSKEMYPTETVTFFNDLCLFAPAALIDKRIQWQAIDGLSANATFTTAETTISATLYFNEAGQLINFVSNDRYSIAEMKTFPFSTPASNYKLINGYHLPTYGEAVWHYPDGEFVYGKFNVISVAYNVTDLW, encoded by the coding sequence ATGAAAATAGTTCTAACCATAACACTGTTCCTGCATGGCCTTATTCACTTCATGGGCTTTGCCAAAGCCTTTGGTTACGGCAACTTAACTCAGTTTAGCAAAGAAATATCGAGACCTATGGGTTTTCTATGGATGCTTGCCGGCATTCTATTCGTTGTATCCGCCCTCCTTTATTTCCTGAAGAAAGACGCATGGCCGGTACTTGCAATTGTTGCAGTGGTGGTATCGCAAATCTTGATTTTCACCCTTTGGAAGGATGCTAAATTCGGTACTATCGCCAATATGGTCATTCTAGTGGCCGCCATTATCGGTTTTGCATCCTACCAATTTGAAAGTGAATACAGGGAAGACGTGACTTCGGCGATCAAAAAATTCACGGTCGAATCCGAAACGGTTACGGGGAGGGACTTGGAACACCTTCCGACGCCCGTAAAAAAGTATTTGATGTACGTCGGTATCGTCGGGAAACCCAAGGTGGGTAATGTAAGGATTGTTTTCGAAGGCGAAATGCGCGATAAGGGCAAGGATTGGTTTACGTTTACGTCGCAGCAATATAATTTTTTCGAATCCCCGGTCCGTTTGTTTTTTATGAAAGCCAAGGTAAGCGGATTACCGACCAACGGTTATCACAGATACGATAGGGAAGGGGCGAGTATGCTGGTCAAGGTACTTTCATTGATTCCGGCGGTCGACCTGAAATCCAAGGAAATGTATCCTACGGAAACCGTTACTTTTTTTAACGACCTGTGTTTATTCGCCCCTGCTGCGCTTATCGATAAAAGGATACAATGGCAGGCTATTGATGGACTTTCGGCAAATGCCACGTTTACAACCGCCGAGACTACTATTTCCGCTACCTTATATTTCAATGAAGCCGGGCAACTCATCAATTTTGTTTCGAACGACCGCTATTCGATTGCCGAAATGAAAACCTTCCCGTTTTCTACCCCCGCTAGCAACTATAAGCTTATTAATGGGTATCATTTACCGACCTATGGCGAGGCGGTATGGCATTATCCCGATGGGGAGTTTGTTTATGGAAAATTCAACGTAATAAGTGTAGCGTACAATGTTACGGATTTATGGTAG
- the trxA gene encoding thioredoxin — protein sequence MKSSFQKIIDSKTPVLVDFFADWCGPCKILAPILKQVKDELGDDVKIIKIDVDKNQSLASTYQVRGVPTMLLFKNGKQVWRKSGVLQKNDIVSAIRAQH from the coding sequence ATGAAAAGTAGCTTTCAAAAAATCATAGATTCAAAAACGCCCGTTCTAGTTGACTTTTTTGCCGATTGGTGCGGCCCTTGCAAAATACTGGCTCCCATTTTGAAACAAGTGAAGGACGAATTGGGCGACGATGTAAAAATCATAAAGATCGATGTGGACAAGAACCAGTCCCTGGCCAGTACCTATCAAGTGCGCGGTGTGCCGACAATGCTGTTGTTCAAAAATGGGAAACAGGTCTGGCGAAAGTCCGGGGTTTTGCAAAAGAACGATATTGTCAGTGCCATCAGAGCACAGCATTAG
- a CDS encoding AAA family ATPase produces MNVLVLGLPGSGKSYFAERLAKRLDAEYVSSDRLRKQLFPEPTYSDLEKANVYYAMLKKMQETNAQERNLVLDATFHKKSTRQLFTKTARGKTHFIEVCADEAIIKDRLKKSRPDSDADYQIHQLIKQQWEALEAPHLTLKSTNENIEALLQRALEYLKNDQESNR; encoded by the coding sequence ATGAACGTACTGGTTCTGGGGCTTCCCGGGTCGGGTAAAAGTTATTTTGCAGAACGGCTTGCAAAACGATTGGATGCCGAATACGTGAGTAGCGACCGCTTGCGAAAGCAGCTATTTCCCGAACCCACCTATTCCGATCTGGAAAAAGCCAACGTTTACTATGCCATGCTCAAGAAAATGCAAGAGACAAATGCCCAAGAAAGGAATTTGGTGCTGGATGCCACTTTCCATAAAAAATCAACTAGGCAACTTTTCACCAAGACCGCAAGGGGAAAGACCCATTTTATCGAAGTTTGTGCCGATGAAGCGATTATCAAAGACCGTCTAAAAAAGAGCAGGCCTGACAGTGATGCCGATTATCAAATCCACCAACTGATCAAGCAGCAATGGGAAGCTTTGGAAGCACCCCATTTGACTCTGAAATCCACCAACGAGAATATAGAGGCCCTGCTGCAAAGAGCCCTTGAATATTTGAAAAATGACCAAGAATCAAATCGATGA